A genomic window from Prochlorococcus sp. RS04 includes:
- the glmS gene encoding glutamine--fructose-6-phosphate transaminase (isomerizing), with the protein MCGIVAVTGYKKALPLLINGLEKLEYRGYDSAGIAIINSETNCISCNKAEGKLKNLISNLNDHNIPGTVGIGHTRWATHGKPEVKNAHPHIDSSGNIAVVQNGIIENFQDLKNKLEEEGIIFNSDTDTEVIPHLIQRELNNLSKLNLENNGSTLLVAVRNVLSDLEGSYALAVLWSGAPTSLVVARRQAPLIIGLGEGEFICASDTPAIANFTNIILPMEDEEIALLTPLGIEIYDSGNERQYRNPVSLKVSEQIIDKMNFKHYMLKEIYDQPQTAKNWLENYLIKNSDNDQYQINYPFDTEFFESIERIEIIACGTSKHAAMVGSFLLEQFSGIPTNVFYASEFRYSPPPLLPNTLTIGVTQSGETADTIAAIDMEIKRRSSIDNEQFKPNLIAITNRKESSIGRQVSNIIDICAGIEVGVAATKTFFAQLLSFYGLAIKFAQIKGNQSSDEIGKLINELIKLPPLLEDLLEKHNKSSEKLAHDFFNIKDVIFLGRGINYPIALEGALKLKEISYIHAAGYPAGEMKHGPIALLDKKVPVISIASPGEVFDKVISNAQEAKARDSYLIGIAPECNGTEIFDYLMKVPSSNEWISPLLNILPLQLLSYHIAAHRGLDVDQPRNLAKSVTVE; encoded by the coding sequence ATGTGTGGAATAGTTGCTGTAACTGGATATAAAAAAGCTTTACCATTATTAATTAATGGTTTAGAAAAACTCGAATACAGAGGTTATGATTCTGCAGGTATTGCAATAATAAATTCCGAAACTAATTGTATTTCTTGTAATAAAGCAGAAGGAAAACTTAAGAATTTAATAAGTAATCTTAATGATCATAATATTCCTGGAACTGTCGGTATAGGACATACTAGATGGGCAACTCATGGAAAACCTGAAGTTAAAAATGCACATCCTCACATTGATAGTTCAGGAAATATAGCAGTTGTTCAAAATGGCATTATTGAAAATTTTCAAGATTTAAAAAATAAATTAGAGGAAGAGGGCATTATTTTTAATTCTGATACAGATACCGAGGTAATTCCCCATCTAATTCAAAGAGAGTTAAATAATTTAAGTAAACTTAATCTTGAGAATAATGGTTCAACATTATTAGTAGCTGTGAGAAATGTATTATCGGATTTAGAAGGATCTTATGCTTTAGCAGTTTTGTGGTCTGGTGCTCCAACCTCTTTGGTAGTTGCAAGAAGACAAGCGCCCTTGATTATTGGTTTGGGTGAAGGAGAATTTATTTGTGCTAGTGATACTCCAGCAATTGCAAACTTTACGAATATTATTTTGCCTATGGAGGATGAAGAAATAGCTTTGTTGACTCCACTTGGAATTGAAATATATGACTCAGGCAACGAGAGGCAGTATAGAAATCCAGTTTCTTTAAAAGTCTCAGAGCAAATAATAGATAAGATGAATTTCAAACACTACATGTTGAAAGAGATATATGATCAACCACAGACTGCAAAAAACTGGTTGGAAAATTATTTAATTAAGAACTCAGATAATGATCAATATCAAATTAACTATCCCTTTGATACAGAGTTTTTTGAATCAATAGAAAGAATTGAAATTATTGCTTGTGGTACAAGTAAACATGCTGCAATGGTGGGCAGCTTTTTATTAGAACAATTTTCAGGTATCCCTACAAATGTTTTTTATGCAAGCGAATTTCGATATTCACCACCTCCACTATTGCCGAATACATTAACTATTGGAGTCACTCAATCCGGAGAAACTGCAGATACAATTGCTGCTATAGATATGGAAATTAAAAGACGTTCTTCAATTGACAATGAACAATTTAAACCCAATCTTATTGCAATAACAAATAGAAAAGAGAGTTCTATAGGAAGGCAGGTCTCAAATATAATTGATATCTGTGCAGGAATAGAAGTTGGAGTCGCAGCAACAAAAACTTTTTTTGCTCAATTACTTTCTTTTTATGGATTAGCCATAAAATTTGCTCAAATTAAAGGCAATCAAAGTTCTGATGAAATAGGTAAATTAATAAACGAACTTATAAAACTTCCTCCATTACTTGAAGATCTCTTAGAGAAACATAATAAATCTTCAGAAAAGCTAGCACATGACTTTTTTAATATTAAAGATGTTATTTTTTTAGGAAGAGGAATCAATTATCCTATTGCCCTTGAGGGCGCGTTAAAACTTAAAGAAATTAGTTACATTCATGCAGCTGGATATCCTGCTGGTGAAATGAAACATGGTCCAATAGCTTTGTTAGATAAAAAAGTACCCGTAATTTCTATTGCCTCTCCTGGTGAGGTTTTTGATAAAGTTATAAGTAATGCTCAAGAAGCAAAAGCTAGAGATTCATATTTGATAGGGATTGCTCCTGAATGTAATGGAACTGAAATCTTTGATTATTTGATGAAAGTTCCTTCCTCTAATGAATGGATTTCACCTCTACTTAATATTCTGCCTCTACAGTTATTGAGTTATCATATTGCAGCTCATAGGGGACTTGACGTGGATCAACCAAGAAATTTAGCTAAAAGTGTAACTGTTGAATAA
- the rimM gene encoding ribosome maturation factor RimM (Essential for efficient processing of 16S rRNA): protein MINKNEWLTVGLITSCHGINGQVKVKSLSDFEERFLKPGIRWLQKENEAPSKIELISGFKQPGKATFILKFQGINTRNHAEQLKKFKILVKADKLPKLQKEEFHLLELVNLEVKTLENNELKKIGKVINLENEKNNLLVVELFKNQKKVLIPFVKEIVPLVDIKNNFLIINPPNGLLEL, encoded by the coding sequence ATGATAAATAAAAATGAATGGTTGACTGTTGGATTAATAACATCATGTCATGGAATTAATGGACAGGTAAAGGTTAAATCTCTAAGTGATTTTGAAGAAAGATTTTTAAAACCGGGAATTAGATGGTTGCAAAAAGAAAATGAAGCTCCTTCAAAAATAGAACTAATATCTGGTTTCAAACAGCCTGGTAAAGCCACCTTCATACTTAAGTTCCAAGGAATAAATACAAGAAATCATGCAGAACAATTGAAAAAATTTAAAATTCTTGTAAAAGCCGATAAACTACCCAAACTACAAAAGGAAGAATTCCATTTGTTAGAACTCGTAAATCTCGAGGTCAAGACTTTAGAAAATAATGAATTAAAAAAAATTGGGAAAGTTATCAATTTAGAAAATGAAAAAAATAATTTACTTGTAGTTGAACTATTTAAAAATCAAAAAAAAGTTCTTATACCATTTGTGAAAGAAATAGTCCCATTAGTAGATATAAAAAATAATTTTCTAATCATCAATCCTCCAAATGGACTTTTAGAGCTTTAA
- a CDS encoding NAD(P)H dehydrogenase subunit NdhS, whose product MEFSTKPILPGSFVVVKDTNSIYRGYKGFVQRVTKKRAAVLFEGGNWDKLITFQLTNLEIV is encoded by the coding sequence ATGGAATTTTCTACTAAACCCATACTCCCTGGATCTTTTGTTGTTGTAAAAGACACCAATTCTATTTATAGAGGATATAAAGGGTTTGTACAAAGAGTGACGAAAAAGAGAGCAGCGGTTCTTTTTGAAGGGGGTAATTGGGATAAACTCATAACTTTTCAGCTAACCAATTTAGAAATAGTATAA
- a CDS encoding ribonuclease III family protein, which translates to MTNILNAKRINQITTFLKSLNIKSKRFSEIISAQNISIIQNFNQAFIHSSENKILNYEKLEFFGDAVLRLAASNFIEKKYPQMSVGERSELRAQIVSDEWLTKLGEKIDIEKLIIKGPKALGDENSKNTIIGEATEALIGAVYKCFNSIKEVNLWLDDIWEEDSEIFLKAPYKFKSKTVLQEWCQSKGFDLPVYKIIEVSKKNGDPKRFSCNIFIEGLKESSAFGKSHKQAETNAARILIEKFITTGKI; encoded by the coding sequence ATGACAAATATACTTAACGCAAAGAGGATTAATCAAATAACTACTTTTTTAAAATCTTTAAATATTAAATCAAAAAGATTTTCCGAAATAATTAGTGCTCAAAATATTTCAATTATTCAAAATTTTAATCAAGCATTTATCCACTCTTCGGAGAACAAAATATTGAATTATGAAAAACTAGAATTTTTCGGAGATGCAGTTCTCAGATTAGCGGCTTCTAATTTTATTGAAAAAAAATATCCTCAAATGAGTGTTGGAGAAAGATCAGAGCTAAGAGCACAAATTGTAAGTGATGAATGGTTAACTAAACTAGGTGAAAAAATTGATATAGAAAAATTAATAATTAAGGGGCCTAAAGCTCTTGGCGATGAAAATTCAAAAAATACTATTATTGGTGAAGCTACAGAAGCTTTAATCGGTGCTGTTTACAAGTGCTTTAATTCCATTAAGGAAGTAAATCTTTGGTTAGATGATATTTGGGAAGAAGATTCAGAAATCTTTTTAAAAGCTCCATATAAATTCAAATCTAAAACAGTATTGCAAGAGTGGTGTCAAAGTAAAGGTTTCGATTTGCCAGTTTATAAAATAATAGAAGTCTCTAAAAAAAATGGGGACCCCAAAAGATTTTCTTGCAATATATTTATCGAAGGATTAAAAGAATCATCTGCATTCGGCAAGTCTCATAAACAAGCAGAAACAAATGCAGCTAGAATTTTGATAGAAAAATTTATTACTACAGGTAAAATATAA
- a CDS encoding glycogen/starch/alpha-glucan phosphorylase has protein sequence MANTMNSNEPFDLRLPTPGCYLDPEKAGMDSDAVFQGMTAHLFYTLGKLATSASPHDLYMALSYAVKDRLMTRYLASQEVIRKKPQKTVAYLSAEFLIGPQLSNNLLNLGITQEAEDALKRFGIESLATILEVEEEPGLGNGGLGRLAACYMESLASLQVPAVGYGIRYEFGIFNQLIRDGWQVEVTDKWLKGGWPWELPQPDESCFVGFGGRTESYRDDKGNYRSRWIPSEHAIGVPHDVPVLGYRVNTCDRLRLWRADATESFDFYAFNIGDYYGAVEEKVASETLSKVLYPNDGTDEGRRLRLKQQHFFVSCSLQDMLRSLEKRSIPITEFPKHWTVQLNDTHPAIAVAELMRLLIDQYQIGWDKAWNITTSSVAYTNHTLLPEALEKWDLGLFNDLLPRHLEIIYEINWRFLQQLRLRYPGEDKILQKLSIIDEEGSKSVRMAHLATIGAHHINGVAALHSDLIKRQLLPEFAALWPEKFTNVTNGVTPRRWVALSNPSLSNLLEKEVGPNWITNMELLKKLEEKKDDNNFLQNFEETKLNGKRKLASFIHSKTGILVDPSSLFDVQVKRIHQYKRQHLNALQIIAQYLRIKNGTNKYEVPRTIIFGGKAAPGYFMAKLMIRFINGIADVVNSDPDMDGLLRVVFLPDYNVKLGEIVYPATDLSEQISTAGKEASGTGNMKFAMNGALTIGTLDGANVELRDLVKKENFFLFGKTEREIMDLKNNNYSPKTFIDKCPELKEVIRLIEIGHFSNGDKELFKPLLNSLTGHDPFFVMADFEDYLNKQDVVSECWNNKKSWNKMALLNTARSGYFSSDRSIREYCKSIWKVSPMPVEITCDVEELTN, from the coding sequence ATGGCTAATACAATGAATTCCAACGAACCCTTTGATCTGCGCTTGCCCACACCAGGCTGCTATTTAGATCCTGAGAAAGCTGGGATGGATTCAGATGCTGTTTTTCAAGGAATGACAGCCCATCTTTTCTACACTCTTGGAAAGTTAGCAACCTCTGCAAGTCCTCACGACTTGTATATGGCTTTGAGTTACGCAGTTAAAGATAGGTTAATGACAAGATATTTAGCTAGCCAAGAAGTTATAAGAAAAAAACCACAAAAAACAGTCGCCTACTTATCAGCAGAATTTTTAATAGGCCCTCAATTAAGTAATAATCTTCTAAATCTTGGAATAACTCAAGAGGCAGAAGATGCCCTAAAAAGATTTGGTATTGAATCATTGGCAACAATTCTTGAAGTTGAAGAGGAGCCTGGATTAGGAAATGGTGGACTTGGCAGACTTGCAGCTTGTTATATGGAATCATTAGCGTCTCTACAAGTCCCAGCGGTTGGTTATGGTATTAGATATGAATTTGGAATATTCAATCAGTTAATTAGAGATGGTTGGCAAGTTGAAGTAACTGACAAATGGTTAAAAGGTGGATGGCCATGGGAACTTCCACAACCAGACGAATCATGTTTCGTTGGTTTTGGAGGCAGAACTGAAAGTTATAGAGATGATAAAGGGAACTACAGATCAAGATGGATTCCCTCTGAACATGCTATTGGAGTACCTCATGATGTTCCAGTTTTAGGATACAGAGTAAATACATGTGACAGATTAAGATTATGGAGAGCTGATGCAACTGAAAGTTTTGACTTTTATGCATTCAATATTGGTGATTATTATGGCGCAGTAGAAGAAAAAGTGGCCTCTGAAACACTTTCAAAAGTTCTATATCCAAATGATGGAACTGACGAAGGTAGAAGATTAAGACTCAAACAACAACACTTTTTTGTAAGTTGTTCTCTTCAAGATATGTTGAGAAGCCTTGAAAAAAGATCAATACCAATAACAGAATTCCCTAAGCATTGGACAGTCCAATTAAATGATACCCACCCTGCTATTGCAGTTGCAGAATTAATGCGACTTCTTATTGACCAATATCAAATTGGCTGGGATAAAGCTTGGAATATAACAACCTCCTCAGTTGCTTATACCAACCACACATTACTACCAGAAGCTTTAGAGAAGTGGGATTTAGGTTTATTTAACGATCTTCTTCCTCGTCATCTAGAAATTATTTATGAAATTAATTGGAGATTTCTACAGCAATTAAGACTTCGTTACCCTGGAGAGGACAAAATCCTTCAAAAACTTTCAATAATTGATGAAGAAGGTTCCAAATCAGTGCGAATGGCCCACTTAGCTACAATTGGAGCCCATCATATAAATGGTGTCGCAGCTCTTCACTCAGATCTTATAAAAAGACAACTTCTGCCTGAATTCGCAGCATTATGGCCTGAAAAATTTACAAATGTAACTAATGGGGTTACTCCAAGAAGATGGGTTGCCCTATCTAACCCATCTTTATCTAACCTTCTTGAAAAAGAAGTTGGTCCAAATTGGATAACAAATATGGAACTTCTAAAGAAATTAGAAGAAAAAAAAGATGACAACAATTTTTTACAAAATTTTGAAGAAACTAAGCTAAATGGCAAAAGAAAATTAGCTAGTTTTATCCATTCAAAAACTGGAATACTTGTAGATCCATCAAGTTTATTTGATGTTCAAGTAAAAAGAATACATCAATATAAAAGGCAACATTTAAATGCTCTTCAAATTATTGCTCAATATCTAAGAATCAAAAATGGTACAAACAAATATGAAGTGCCAAGAACAATAATATTTGGAGGTAAAGCTGCACCAGGCTACTTTATGGCAAAGCTGATGATTCGATTCATAAATGGTATTGCTGACGTAGTCAATTCCGATCCAGATATGGACGGTCTATTAAGAGTTGTTTTTCTACCAGACTACAACGTTAAACTTGGTGAAATAGTTTATCCTGCAACGGATCTTTCAGAACAAATTTCAACTGCTGGAAAAGAGGCATCTGGAACTGGAAATATGAAATTTGCAATGAATGGAGCTTTAACTATTGGAACCTTAGATGGAGCTAATGTCGAATTAAGAGATCTTGTGAAAAAAGAGAATTTCTTCCTTTTTGGTAAAACTGAACGCGAAATTATGGACTTAAAAAATAATAATTACTCCCCCAAAACTTTTATTGATAAATGCCCAGAGCTCAAAGAGGTTATACGCCTAATTGAAATAGGACACTTTAGCAATGGGGATAAAGAATTATTTAAACCTTTATTAAACAGCCTTACAGGACATGACCCATTTTTTGTTATGGCTGACTTTGAAGATTACTTAAATAAGCAGGATGTAGTAAGTGAATGCTGGAATAATAAAAAATCTTGGAATAAAATGGCATTATTAAATACTGCTAGATCTGGATATTTTTCTTCAGATAGATCTATTAGAGAATATTGTAAATCTATTTGGAAAGTATCTCCTATGCCTGTTGAAATTACTTGCGATGTGGAAGAATTAACTAATTAA
- a CDS encoding cation:proton antiporter, which translates to MYSLLAELSAHDLEVAETLIGVIRFLLIFLAARALAEVLVRLSLPTIVGELLAGVVIGASGFHLLIPPSAGTELNEGLVNVISSLASIPPEAVPDVYFESFPSLQAVATLGLYALLFLTGLESELEELVAVGAQAFTVAMAGVILPFAFGTLGLMFIFQVDLIPAVFAGASMTATSIGITASVFGELGYLKTREGQIVIGAAVLDDILGIVILAVVVALAAGGTLEIAPIVKLVAAAVVFVIAAIALSRTAAPGFDWLLDRLKAPGAVVVASFVILVLCCFVATAIGLEAALGAFAAGLILSSSKNNHAIQQSVLPLVSLFATIFFVLVGAGMDLSVINPLDPTSRSALVVAGFLLVVAIIGKIAAGWVFSSDKPTNRLVVGLGMMPRGEVGLIFLGLGTSAKLLTPSLEAAILLMVIGTTFLAPVLLRIVLKDKPPNDGNKISDDVAADPVGLL; encoded by the coding sequence ATGTACTCTTTACTTGCTGAATTAAGTGCACATGATTTAGAAGTTGCTGAAACATTGATCGGAGTTATAAGATTTTTATTGATCTTTTTAGCAGCAAGAGCATTAGCAGAAGTATTAGTAAGACTAAGTTTGCCAACTATTGTAGGTGAGCTTCTTGCAGGGGTTGTAATAGGAGCATCAGGATTTCATTTATTGATACCGCCCTCAGCTGGAACTGAACTAAATGAGGGACTTGTAAATGTAATTAGTTCATTAGCTTCAATCCCCCCAGAAGCAGTACCTGATGTTTATTTCGAAAGCTTTCCCTCGCTCCAAGCGGTAGCAACACTTGGTTTATATGCACTTTTATTTTTAACAGGCTTAGAAAGTGAGTTAGAGGAATTGGTAGCTGTCGGTGCTCAGGCTTTTACTGTTGCTATGGCTGGCGTAATTTTACCGTTTGCGTTTGGAACTCTTGGATTAATGTTTATTTTCCAAGTAGATCTAATTCCAGCAGTTTTTGCTGGAGCATCTATGACAGCCACAAGTATAGGAATTACTGCGAGTGTTTTCGGTGAATTGGGATATTTGAAAACTAGAGAAGGACAGATTGTTATTGGTGCAGCAGTTCTAGATGATATTTTGGGAATTGTTATTCTGGCAGTTGTAGTCGCTCTTGCTGCAGGAGGTACTTTAGAAATTGCTCCTATTGTTAAATTAGTTGCAGCAGCTGTAGTGTTTGTTATTGCTGCTATTGCATTAAGTAGAACAGCTGCTCCAGGTTTTGATTGGTTATTAGATAGATTAAAGGCTCCTGGAGCCGTGGTGGTAGCTTCTTTTGTGATACTTGTATTGTGTTGTTTCGTGGCAACAGCCATTGGATTGGAAGCAGCCTTAGGGGCTTTTGCAGCTGGATTGATTCTTAGTAGTTCTAAAAATAATCATGCAATACAACAATCTGTTTTACCTTTAGTTTCCTTATTCGCAACTATTTTCTTTGTATTAGTTGGAGCTGGAATGGATTTATCTGTTATCAATCCACTCGATCCAACAAGTAGATCAGCTCTTGTAGTTGCAGGATTTTTATTAGTTGTTGCGATTATTGGAAAAATTGCAGCCGGATGGGTATTTTCAAGTGATAAGCCTACAAATAGATTAGTTGTAGGATTGGGTATGATGCCTAGAGGAGAGGTTGGTTTAATTTTTCTTGGGCTAGGAACAAGCGCTAAGTTATTAACTCCTTCTCTTGAAGCGGCTATTTTGTTAATGGTTATAGGAACTACATTTCTTGCACCTGTACTCTTAAGAATTGTTCTAAAAGATAAGCCCCCAAATGATGGTAATAAAATTTCAGATGATGTTGCAGCTGATCCTGTGGGTCTTCTTTAG